One window from the genome of Rufibacter tibetensis encodes:
- the lpxK gene encoding tetraacyldisaccharide 4'-kinase, with protein sequence MPKMLHAFRFLLFPFAFLYGMIVRLRNWLYDNGYFSTYSAPILVICVGNLSAGGTGKTPQVEYLARLLAPRKMAILSRGYKRTTKGFVLADSSATAQTVGDEPFQYTQSLTGVQVAVCEKRVEGIQRLLQLYPDLEVILLDDAFQHRAVKASKYLLLSDFNHLFTQDFLLPMGRLREPGKGARRVDAVVITKCPEDLPLEQQKTIIEDVQRYTVPGTPIFFSQIVYGPAVPVAQKQTLGKRIILVTGIAKAQPLVHHLEINGFDLLRHFEWADHAAVTVERVEEVLSFYESMQDPEVGIVMTQKDVVKWQEPTLRRLWQEVPVFYLPITIRFTSQEPSFDHTIREWVSQPGSDFNA encoded by the coding sequence CGCTTTTTTGTACGGGATGATTGTGCGGCTGCGTAATTGGCTATACGACAACGGCTACTTTTCTACGTACAGCGCGCCTATTCTGGTCATTTGCGTGGGAAATTTGAGTGCAGGCGGCACAGGAAAAACTCCGCAAGTGGAGTACCTGGCCCGGTTGTTAGCACCCAGAAAAATGGCCATCTTAAGCAGAGGGTACAAACGGACCACTAAAGGTTTTGTGCTAGCCGATTCTTCCGCTACTGCACAAACGGTAGGGGATGAGCCTTTCCAGTACACCCAAAGCCTAACCGGAGTACAAGTGGCAGTTTGTGAAAAAAGAGTTGAAGGCATTCAACGCTTGCTGCAGCTTTACCCTGATCTGGAGGTAATTCTGTTAGACGATGCCTTTCAGCACCGGGCGGTAAAAGCCTCAAAGTACCTGCTGTTATCTGATTTCAATCACCTGTTCACCCAGGATTTCCTTCTGCCCATGGGCAGACTGCGCGAGCCCGGAAAAGGAGCCAGACGGGTAGATGCAGTAGTCATTACTAAGTGCCCGGAAGATTTACCCCTTGAGCAGCAGAAAACAATTATAGAAGACGTACAGCGGTACACTGTGCCCGGTACACCCATTTTCTTCTCACAAATAGTGTATGGGCCAGCTGTACCTGTAGCCCAGAAGCAGACGTTAGGAAAAAGAATCATCTTAGTTACAGGAATAGCCAAGGCCCAGCCCTTGGTTCATCATCTTGAAATAAACGGTTTTGACCTGTTGCGCCATTTTGAGTGGGCAGACCATGCAGCTGTTACGGTTGAGCGGGTGGAGGAAGTGCTTTCTTTCTATGAGTCCATGCAAGACCCTGAGGTTGGTATTGTGATGACGCAGAAAGATGTGGTAAAATGGCAGGAGCCTACTCTGAGGCGCCTTTGGCAGGAAGTACCCGTTTTCTATTTACCTATAACCATTCGTTTTACCTCCCAGGAACCCTCTTTTGACCACACCATTAGGGAGTGGGTATCTCAACCGGGTTCAGATTTTAATGCTTAA